One segment of Castanea sativa cultivar Marrone di Chiusa Pesio chromosome 3, ASM4071231v1 DNA contains the following:
- the LOC142627333 gene encoding uncharacterized protein LOC142627333: MDTHQPRSVTPQPPHGGGGGGGGFSAILTVFLSFIAIFAMIVIPSSSTFRNGFSILHQVPEGHVGVYWRGGALLKTITDPGFHLKLPFITHYEPVQVTLQTDQVRDIPCGTKGGVMINFEKIEVVNRLHKDYVHDTLLNYGVQYDNTWIYDKIHHEINQFCSSHSLQQVYIDVFDQIDEKMKDALQGDCTRYAPGIEIISVRVTKPKIPESIRRNFEQMEEERTKVLIAIEKQRVVEKEAETNKKMAISEAEKVANVSKILMEQKLMEKDSVRKQQEIENQIYMAREKSLADADFYRLLKEAEANKLKLTPQFLELKFIEAIADNTKIFFGEKIPNMFLDQRLLGNFLQQLSKNVSEEEKSAA, translated from the exons ATGGATACACATCAACCGAGATCCGTAACTCCACAGCCTCCTCACGGCggcggcggtggcggtggcggttTCTCTGCGATTCTCACAGTCTTCCTATCCTTCATCGCAATCTTCGCCATG aTAGTTATTCCTTCATCATCAACTTTTAGGAATGGTTTTTCCATTCTGCACCAAGTCCCAGAAGGCCATGTTGGGGTTTACTGGAGAGGAGGTGCCCTTCTAAAGACTATTACAGATCCAG gttttcatCTGAAGCTGCCTTTTATAACCCATTATGAGCCTGTTCAAGTAACCCTTCAGACAGATCAG GTGAGGGATATTCCTTGTGGTACCAAAGGAGGTGTAATGATTAACTTTGAGAAGATAGAG GTTGTTAACCGGCTTCACAAGGACTATGTGCATGACACTCTGCTGAACTATGGGGTGCAGTATGACAATACATGGATATATGACAAAATTCATCACGAGATCAATCAGTTTTGCAGCTCTCACTCTCTTCAGCAAGTCTACATTGATGTTTTTGATCAA attgatgaaaagatgaaagatGCTCTCCAGGGTGACTGCACACGTTATGCTCCAGGTATTGAAATCATTAGTGTTCGCGTTACAAAGCCAAAAATCCCGGAAAGCATAAGACGCAATTTTGAACAGATGGAAGAGGAGCGCACTAAG GTCTTAATTGCTATTGAGAAACAGAGAGTGGTTGAGAAAGAGGCAGagacaaataagaaaatggCTATCAGTGAAGCTGAGAAGGTTGCAAATGTGAGCAAGATCCTTATGGAACAGAAGTTGATGGAAAAGGATAGTGTCAGGAAGCAGCAAGAAATTGAGAACCAGATATACATGGCTCGGGAAAAGAGCTTGGCCGATGCAGATTTCTACCG TTTACTGAAGGAAGCTGAAGCAAACAAGTTGAAGCTAACACCGCAATTTCTTGAGCTTAAATTCATCGAGGCCATAGCTgataatacaaaaattttctttggggAGAAg ATACCTAATATGTTTTTGGATCAGAGGCTGCTTGGGAACTTCCTGCAACAGTTATCTAAGAATGTGTCTGAAGAGGAGAAATCAgcagcttaa